The proteins below are encoded in one region of Paraburkholderia aromaticivorans:
- a CDS encoding ABC transporter substrate-binding protein, with product MSLHARASLALGKVAVALAFAGIAVAAHADTVRVTVAHYSDATAPYFEKMARNFEKANPGTTIKIEDVNWDTLQQKLQTDISGNANADLAIVGTRWLLDFVKDDVAEPLDGYMDANFKSRFIGPFLAPGEINGKVYGLPIAASARGLYYNKDLLAKVGYPDGPKTWNDVIEASKKLKAQGIAGFGLQGKEIETDVYYYYALWTNGGDVVGKDGKAAFNSPAGIKAATLYKTMIDDGLTQPGVTGYSREDVQNLFKQGRVAMMISAPFLAKQIKKEAPNLKYGIDPIPMGTAHATYAVTDSIVMFKNSKVKKSAWKFLDYLFTKEPRVEFTTTEGFLPTTKAEATDPAFNDPDTKAFVALLPTAHFAPTVTGWEDTAKAVTDAMQSIYLGKAKPADALNAAATQANKSLGK from the coding sequence ATGTCGTTGCATGCCCGTGCTTCCCTCGCGCTAGGCAAAGTTGCCGTGGCGCTCGCGTTTGCAGGTATCGCCGTCGCGGCTCACGCCGACACGGTTCGCGTGACCGTCGCACACTACAGCGACGCGACCGCGCCGTACTTCGAAAAAATGGCCCGCAACTTCGAGAAGGCCAATCCCGGCACGACGATCAAGATCGAAGACGTGAACTGGGACACGCTGCAACAGAAACTGCAGACAGACATTTCCGGCAACGCCAACGCCGACCTCGCGATCGTCGGCACGCGCTGGCTGCTCGACTTCGTGAAGGACGACGTCGCCGAGCCGCTCGACGGCTACATGGACGCGAACTTCAAGAGCCGCTTCATCGGCCCGTTCCTCGCACCGGGTGAAATCAACGGCAAGGTGTACGGCCTGCCGATCGCCGCGTCCGCGCGTGGGCTGTACTACAACAAGGACCTGCTCGCCAAGGTCGGCTATCCCGACGGTCCGAAGACCTGGAACGACGTGATCGAAGCGTCGAAGAAACTGAAGGCGCAGGGCATTGCCGGCTTCGGTCTGCAAGGCAAGGAAATCGAGACCGACGTCTACTATTACTACGCCCTGTGGACCAATGGCGGCGACGTGGTCGGCAAGGACGGCAAGGCGGCGTTCAATTCGCCGGCCGGCATCAAGGCAGCCACGCTGTACAAGACGATGATCGACGACGGTCTGACGCAACCGGGCGTGACCGGCTATAGCCGTGAAGACGTGCAGAATCTGTTCAAGCAAGGCCGCGTCGCGATGATGATCTCCGCACCGTTCCTCGCCAAGCAGATCAAGAAAGAAGCGCCGAACCTGAAGTACGGCATCGATCCGATTCCGATGGGCACGGCGCACGCCACCTACGCCGTCACGGACTCGATCGTGATGTTCAAGAACTCGAAGGTGAAGAAGTCGGCGTGGAAGTTCCTCGACTATCTGTTCACGAAGGAACCGCGCGTGGAGTTCACCACGACCGAAGGCTTCCTGCCGACCACCAAGGCTGAGGCGACCGATCCGGCATTCAACGATCCGGACACCAAGGCCTTCGTCGCACTGCTGCCGACCGCCCACTTCGCACCGACCGTCACTGGCTGGGAAGACACCGCGAAGGCCGTGACCGACGCGATGCAATCGATCTACCTGGGCAAGGCAAAGCCGGCTGACGCATTGAACGCGGCGGCCACGCAAGCGAACAAGTCGCTCGGCAAGTAA
- a CDS encoding IclR family transcriptional regulator — MDPFLRTSAGVSKAAKSATGKGMGGSETTDGGKTQRGIQSVEVGGRVLLALAQARTPLALSDLASAAQIAPGQAHAYLVSLSRLGLIKRDELSGRFEPGPLSLRLGLLHLENQPAFRAAVPRVAALAEAIGFSVAICIAGPQGPTIVRYEHAGFPLHVNLHVGTVMSLPATSTGRVFCAYSRHEVLDAMWANQSGAIGNAMTPPDQSAAFEAALDAIRARGLEYSVDAPSPGISSLSAPVLDADGHLSLALTVIGSTGAIDVAADGPIARSLLATARDIGAELAIAPPMLASSAS, encoded by the coding sequence ATGGACCCTTTTTTACGGACGAGCGCGGGTGTGAGCAAAGCAGCGAAATCGGCCACGGGCAAAGGCATGGGCGGCAGCGAGACGACGGACGGTGGCAAGACGCAGCGCGGCATTCAGAGCGTCGAAGTGGGCGGCCGCGTGTTGCTGGCGCTCGCGCAGGCGCGCACGCCGCTCGCCTTGTCCGACCTCGCCAGCGCCGCGCAGATCGCGCCGGGGCAGGCCCACGCCTACTTAGTGAGCTTAAGCCGGCTGGGTTTGATCAAGCGCGACGAACTGTCGGGCCGCTTCGAACCCGGTCCGCTGTCGTTGCGGCTCGGTTTGCTGCATCTGGAGAACCAGCCGGCGTTTCGCGCCGCCGTGCCGCGCGTAGCCGCGTTGGCGGAAGCGATCGGCTTCAGCGTCGCGATCTGTATTGCCGGGCCGCAAGGGCCGACCATCGTTCGCTATGAGCATGCGGGCTTTCCGTTGCACGTCAATTTGCATGTGGGCACGGTGATGTCGCTGCCGGCCACGTCGACGGGACGGGTGTTTTGCGCTTATTCGCGGCACGAGGTGCTTGACGCAATGTGGGCGAATCAATCGGGCGCTATTGGCAATGCCATGACGCCGCCTGACCAAAGCGCCGCCTTCGAAGCCGCGCTGGACGCGATCCGCGCGCGCGGCCTGGAGTACAGCGTGGATGCGCCGAGTCCGGGCATCAGCAGTCTGAGCGCGCCCGTGCTGGATGCCGACGGTCACTTGTCGCTCGCGCTGACGGTGATCGGCTCGACCGGCGCGATCGACGTCGCCGCCGACGGTCCGATCGCGCGTTCGCTGCTTGCGACAGCGCGCGACATCGGCGCTGAATTGGCGATTGCCCCTCCCATGCTGGCTTCTTCCGCATCGTGA
- a CDS encoding DsbA family oxidoreductase, whose protein sequence is MTQALTIDFVSDIACPWCAIGLSSLQRALSRLGDAVDAQIVVHPFELNPDMGPDGETIVDYLGKKYGRTPEQIAETQAAIRERGASVGFTFGPRTHVYNTFDAHRLLHWAGIEGKQLPLKLALLRAYHSEGKDPSDHEVLIEAAQSVGLDAAEARDVLQNRTYAAEVRAEERNNEAMAIQSVPAIIFNRRYLVSGGQPVETFEQVIQQILAEAKNEGSQGT, encoded by the coding sequence ATGACTCAAGCGCTCACTATCGATTTTGTCTCCGATATCGCATGCCCATGGTGCGCGATCGGCCTCTCCTCGCTCCAACGCGCGCTCTCGCGTCTCGGCGATGCGGTCGACGCGCAAATCGTCGTGCATCCGTTCGAATTGAATCCGGACATGGGACCGGACGGCGAGACCATTGTCGACTATCTCGGCAAAAAATATGGCCGCACACCGGAACAGATCGCCGAAACGCAGGCCGCGATCCGCGAGCGTGGTGCGAGCGTCGGTTTTACTTTTGGCCCGCGCACCCACGTGTACAACACCTTCGACGCGCACCGTCTGTTGCATTGGGCGGGCATCGAGGGCAAGCAGTTGCCGCTCAAGTTGGCGCTGCTGCGGGCGTATCACTCTGAGGGCAAAGATCCGAGCGATCACGAAGTGCTGATCGAAGCCGCGCAGTCCGTCGGGCTCGATGCCGCGGAGGCGCGTGACGTACTGCAAAACCGAACCTATGCCGCCGAGGTTCGCGCAGAGGAGCGGAATAACGAGGCAATGGCTATTCAGTCGGTGCCGGCCATTATCTTCAACCGTCGCTACCTGGTGAGCGGCGGACAGCCTGTCGAAACTTTCGAGCAAGTCATCCAGCAGATTCTGGCTGAAGCGAAGAATGAGGGTTCACAGGGCACGTAA
- a CDS encoding SDR family oxidoreductase has protein sequence MNRVVLVTGACGGIGSVLCKRFVEQGDTVLALDIDAAALKALSAQLGEANVTPIAVDLGDAAAVQQAVAAAVELRGPVDVLVANAGAAQGLTLATTDVASWQRDIHLNLNGTYHTVEAVRASMIERQRGVLVLIGSVNGMAALGHPAYSAAKAGLISYTKALALELGRYGIRANIVCPGTVKTQAWQARVDKNPQVFEDLKKWYPLRDFATPDDIADAVLFLASPMARVITGVALPVDGGLMAGNRLMAEELTLESL, from the coding sequence ATGAATCGTGTGGTGTTGGTAACGGGCGCTTGCGGCGGCATTGGCAGCGTGTTGTGTAAGCGCTTCGTGGAGCAGGGCGATACGGTGCTGGCGCTCGACATCGACGCCGCCGCGCTGAAGGCTTTGAGCGCGCAGCTCGGCGAGGCCAACGTCACGCCGATCGCGGTCGATCTCGGCGACGCCGCCGCAGTGCAGCAAGCAGTGGCCGCCGCGGTCGAGTTGCGCGGTCCGGTGGATGTGCTGGTCGCCAACGCGGGCGCGGCACAAGGTCTGACGCTCGCCACGACCGACGTCGCGAGCTGGCAGCGCGACATCCATCTGAATCTGAACGGCACGTATCACACGGTTGAAGCGGTGCGCGCGTCGATGATCGAGCGGCAGCGGGGCGTGCTGGTGCTGATCGGTTCGGTGAACGGCATGGCCGCGCTCGGTCATCCGGCGTACAGCGCGGCGAAGGCCGGGCTCATCAGTTATACGAAAGCGCTCGCGCTCGAACTCGGCCGCTACGGCATTCGCGCGAACATCGTGTGTCCAGGCACGGTGAAGACGCAGGCGTGGCAGGCGCGCGTCGACAAGAACCCGCAGGTCTTCGAGGATCTGAAAAAGTGGTACCCGTTGCGCGACTTCGCGACGCCTGACGACATCGCCGACGCGGTGCTGTTTCTCGCCTCGCCGATGGCGCGTGTGATTACCGGCGTCGCACTGCCGGTCGACGGCGGCCTGATGGCCGGCAACCGTTTGATGGCGGAAGAACTGACGCTCGAGTCGCTCTGA
- a CDS encoding Fur family transcriptional regulator: MNIYRILEQARLRPTFPRVLVLEFFHQHARDHFSAEQVYKLLNDEMRNMSLATVYRVLGQLVDADLLSGVAFGDSRMVYELNDGTRHDHLVCTVCGRIYEFFDAEIEARQQSVANSLDFAVTGRQLVLFGMCAECRKSGALTRAVVRR, encoded by the coding sequence ATGAACATTTATAGAATTCTGGAGCAAGCCCGTCTGCGGCCCACCTTCCCACGAGTCCTGGTGCTGGAGTTTTTCCATCAGCACGCTCGTGACCACTTCAGCGCTGAACAGGTCTATAAGCTTCTCAACGATGAGATGCGCAACATGAGTCTCGCCACGGTCTATCGCGTGCTCGGTCAACTCGTGGATGCGGATTTATTGTCTGGCGTAGCCTTTGGCGACAGCCGCATGGTCTACGAACTGAATGACGGAACCCGGCACGATCACCTCGTCTGCACGGTCTGCGGTCGAATCTATGAGTTCTTCGATGCGGAAATCGAGGCGCGACAGCAGTCTGTCGCGAACAGCCTCGACTTCGCGGTGACGGGACGTCAGTTGGTTCTGTTCGGCATGTGTGCCGAGTGTAGAAAGAGCGGTGCGCTGACAAGAGCGGTAGTCAGGAGATAG
- a CDS encoding MBL fold metallo-hydrolase — translation MAKAFASQADLEVKKVTWTKLSENAYAYTAEGDPNSGVIIGDDGVLIVDTTATPAMAQDLIAKIRSVTDKPIKYVVLSHYHAVRVLGASAYFEEGAQEVIASRGTYEMIVERGEADMKSEIERFPRLFAGVETVPGLTWPTLVFEKEMTLFLGKLEVRIAHLGAGHTKGDTVVWLPSQKVLFSGDLVEYDAACYCGDAQLEQWPATLEALRALKADKLVPGRGPALTTPEDVNKGLDYTKDFVTTLLQQGREAVEQKLDLKAAMAHTRKAMDPKFGQVFIYEHCLPFDVSRAFDEASGIAHPRIWTAQRDKEMWDALQA, via the coding sequence ATGGCAAAGGCATTCGCATCCCAGGCCGATCTGGAAGTCAAGAAAGTCACGTGGACCAAGCTATCCGAGAACGCCTACGCGTACACCGCTGAGGGCGATCCGAACTCGGGCGTGATCATCGGCGACGACGGCGTGCTGATCGTCGACACCACCGCCACGCCGGCCATGGCGCAAGACCTCATCGCGAAGATTCGCAGCGTCACCGATAAGCCGATCAAATACGTCGTGCTGTCGCATTACCACGCGGTGCGCGTGCTCGGCGCATCGGCCTATTTCGAGGAAGGCGCGCAGGAAGTGATCGCGAGCCGCGGCACGTACGAGATGATCGTCGAGCGCGGCGAAGCGGACATGAAGTCGGAAATCGAACGCTTCCCGCGTCTGTTCGCCGGCGTCGAAACGGTGCCGGGCCTGACGTGGCCGACGCTCGTGTTCGAAAAGGAAATGACGCTGTTCCTCGGCAAGCTCGAAGTGCGCATCGCTCATCTCGGCGCGGGTCACACCAAGGGCGATACGGTGGTGTGGCTGCCGTCGCAGAAGGTGCTGTTCTCCGGCGATCTGGTCGAATACGACGCCGCCTGCTATTGCGGCGACGCGCAACTCGAACAATGGCCGGCCACGCTCGAAGCGCTGCGCGCGCTGAAAGCCGACAAGCTGGTGCCGGGCCGCGGTCCTGCATTGACCACGCCGGAAGACGTCAACAAAGGCCTCGATTACACGAAAGATTTCGTCACCACGCTGCTGCAACAAGGCCGTGAAGCCGTCGAACAGAAACTCGATCTGAAAGCCGCGATGGCGCACACTCGCAAGGCCATGGACCCGAAGTTCGGCCAGGTTTTCATCTACGAGCACTGTCTGCCGTTCGATGTGTCGCGCGCTTTCGACGAAGCGAGCGGTATCGCGCATCCGCGTATCTGGACCGCGCAGCGCGACAAGGAAATGTGGGACGCGCTGCAAGCCTGA
- a CDS encoding ABC transporter ATP-binding protein, producing the protein MAAVQLSGIFKRYGDTQVVHGIDLDIDDGEFVVLVGPSGCGKSTLMRMVAGLEEISGGDLMIGGTRANSLAPQQRNISMVFQSYALYPHLSVYENIAFGPRIRKESAASFKPRIEAAAKMLNLSGYLDRLPRALSGGQRQRVAMGRAVVREPSLFLFDEPLSNLDAKLRVQMRTEIKALHQRLKNTVIYVTHDQIEAMTMADRIVVMNAGRIEQIGRPLELYDHPANLFVASFLGSPSMNFAEGVIASRAQGQGLALNLTDGGEIVLEGAPASAVVGAKVTLGVRPEHIETMTQTPDATMEVEVVEPTGAETHLYGKIGGGTWCVTTRQRSKIEPGQRVTLRLPAEHIHLFDTESGRRLV; encoded by the coding sequence ATGGCAGCAGTGCAACTGAGCGGCATCTTCAAACGCTATGGCGACACGCAAGTGGTGCACGGCATCGATCTCGACATCGACGACGGTGAGTTCGTCGTGCTGGTCGGGCCGTCGGGCTGCGGCAAGAGCACGTTGATGCGCATGGTGGCGGGGCTCGAGGAGATCAGCGGCGGCGATCTGATGATCGGCGGCACGCGCGCGAACAGTCTCGCGCCGCAGCAGCGCAATATCTCGATGGTGTTCCAGAGCTACGCGCTGTATCCGCATCTGTCCGTCTACGAGAACATCGCGTTCGGGCCGCGGATTCGCAAGGAGTCGGCGGCGAGTTTCAAGCCGCGAATCGAAGCCGCCGCGAAGATGCTGAACCTCAGCGGCTATCTGGACCGTTTGCCGCGCGCGCTGTCCGGCGGTCAACGGCAACGCGTGGCAATGGGCCGAGCGGTGGTGCGCGAGCCGTCGCTGTTCCTGTTCGACGAGCCGCTGTCCAATCTCGACGCCAAGCTGCGCGTGCAGATGCGCACCGAAATCAAGGCGCTGCATCAGCGGCTGAAGAATACGGTGATCTACGTCACGCACGATCAGATCGAAGCGATGACGATGGCGGACCGCATTGTCGTCATGAACGCGGGGCGGATCGAGCAGATCGGCCGTCCGCTGGAGCTGTACGATCATCCGGCGAATCTGTTCGTGGCGAGCTTCCTCGGCTCGCCGTCGATGAATTTCGCCGAAGGTGTGATCGCGAGCCGCGCGCAAGGCCAGGGCCTCGCGTTGAATCTCACGGACGGCGGCGAGATCGTGCTGGAGGGCGCGCCCGCATCGGCGGTGGTCGGCGCGAAGGTCACGCTCGGCGTGCGGCCGGAACACATCGAAACCATGACGCAGACGCCCGACGCGACGATGGAAGTCGAAGTGGTCGAGCCGACTGGCGCGGAGACTCACTTGTACGGGAAAATAGGCGGCGGCACGTGGTGCGTGACGACTCGTCAGCGCTCGAAGATCGAGCCCGGCCAGCGCGTGACGCTGCGTTTGCCGGCCGAACATATTCATCTGTTCGATACGGAGAGTGGACGCAGGCTGGTCTGA
- a CDS encoding DUF1330 domain-containing protein, translating into MSKGYWVTSYRATKDATKLAAYAQLAVPAVAAAGGKFIVRGAAEEAREQGLKERTVVIEFPTYEAALAAYDSELYKKALAALGDGVERDLRIVRGTE; encoded by the coding sequence ATGAGCAAGGGATATTGGGTGACGTCATATCGCGCGACGAAGGACGCAACCAAACTGGCCGCGTATGCGCAGCTTGCCGTACCCGCGGTGGCGGCTGCCGGCGGCAAGTTCATCGTGCGTGGCGCGGCGGAAGAGGCTCGTGAGCAAGGCTTGAAGGAGCGGACGGTCGTGATCGAGTTTCCGACCTACGAAGCGGCCCTCGCCGCTTACGACAGCGAACTCTACAAGAAAGCGCTGGCGGCATTGGGCGATGGCGTCGAGCGCGATCTGCGGATTGTGCGCGGCACGGAGTAA
- a CDS encoding MurR/RpiR family transcriptional regulator produces the protein MSAPNLIPHIRSALASLRPAERKVAEMVLSDVDFAMRASITELAQRAEVSEPSVTRFCRAIGAHGLRDFKMQLAQSVAGGLPYASTAVARDDDVQTLMDKVGEAAVDGITHARGALDPAVVESAIAALSSARRVFFFGVGSGSGLVAQDAALRFLRLDIASTAFTDGHLQRLYAGLMEPGDVAFAISHSGRSVEVNESIQIAKERGATTIALTNVGSRLAWLVDIPLLLRVPSPIDPNTPGVSRLVHLCIMDALAIGVALKAGPKTLEKMRHAKARLASHEPEAARD, from the coding sequence GTGTCCGCACCGAACTTGATTCCCCACATCCGCAGCGCACTCGCCAGTTTGCGGCCCGCCGAGCGCAAGGTCGCCGAGATGGTGCTGAGCGACGTCGACTTCGCGATGCGCGCGAGCATCACCGAACTCGCGCAACGCGCGGAGGTGTCCGAGCCTTCCGTCACGCGCTTTTGCCGCGCCATCGGTGCGCATGGTCTGCGCGACTTCAAGATGCAATTGGCGCAAAGCGTGGCGGGCGGGCTGCCGTATGCATCCACGGCGGTGGCGCGCGACGACGACGTGCAGACGCTCATGGACAAGGTGGGCGAGGCGGCGGTCGACGGCATCACGCACGCGCGTGGCGCGCTGGATCCGGCGGTGGTCGAGAGTGCGATCGCGGCGCTGTCGAGCGCGAGGCGGGTGTTTTTCTTCGGCGTCGGTTCGGGCTCGGGGCTGGTCGCGCAGGATGCGGCGCTGCGGTTTCTACGGCTCGATATTGCGTCCACAGCATTTACGGATGGACATCTGCAGCGTCTTTACGCGGGCCTGATGGAACCAGGCGATGTGGCCTTTGCGATTTCGCATTCGGGCCGTAGTGTTGAAGTCAACGAGAGCATTCAGATCGCCAAGGAACGCGGCGCCACTACGATTGCGCTGACCAATGTCGGCTCGCGCCTTGCGTGGCTGGTGGATATTCCGCTACTGCTGCGCGTACCGAGCCCGATCGATCCGAACACGCCGGGCGTGTCGCGGCTCGTGCATCTTTGCATCATGGACGCGCTGGCGATCGGCGTCGCGCTCAAAGCCGGGCCGAAGACGCTCGAGAAGATGCGGCATGCGAAGGCGAGGCTGGCGTCGCATGAGCCGGAGGCGGCGAGGGATTGA
- a CDS encoding carbohydrate ABC transporter permease, with the protein MSLSVKMKRTLWCWLALSPLVVVVLFPFAVMLFTALKPASEIFVYPARWLPVHWQWSNFSDMWVAANFGVALRNSTVISLLSTALALAVSLPAAYALARFPFRGRGLYRQFLLVTQMLSPILLVVGLFRLAAMIPYGDGNLVDSKIGVIVSYAAFNIAFAVWMLSSYFQTVPRDLEESAWLEGCGRTKAVFKVFLPLAVPAIVVTAIFTFINAWNEFAVVYTLIRSPENKTLTVQVTDMVAGKYVVQWHLVMAATLCATLPVSIVFAWLQRYLVKGLALGAVK; encoded by the coding sequence ATGAGTCTCAGCGTCAAGATGAAGCGCACGCTGTGGTGCTGGCTCGCGCTGTCGCCGCTGGTCGTAGTGGTGCTGTTTCCGTTTGCCGTCATGTTGTTCACCGCGTTGAAGCCGGCCTCCGAGATTTTTGTGTATCCGGCGCGCTGGCTGCCCGTGCATTGGCAGTGGAGCAATTTCTCCGATATGTGGGTGGCGGCCAATTTCGGCGTGGCGCTGCGCAATAGCACGGTAATCAGCTTGCTGTCGACCGCGCTTGCGCTGGCTGTCAGCTTGCCGGCGGCTTATGCATTGGCCAGATTTCCGTTTCGCGGACGCGGGCTCTACCGTCAGTTTCTGCTCGTCACGCAGATGTTGTCGCCGATTCTGCTCGTGGTCGGCCTGTTCCGGCTGGCAGCGATGATTCCTTATGGCGATGGGAATCTGGTTGACTCCAAGATCGGCGTGATCGTGTCTTACGCGGCCTTCAATATCGCGTTTGCCGTGTGGATGCTGTCTTCGTACTTTCAGACGGTGCCGCGAGATCTGGAAGAGTCGGCGTGGCTCGAAGGATGCGGACGGACCAAGGCGGTCTTCAAAGTGTTCCTGCCGCTCGCGGTGCCGGCGATCGTCGTCACCGCGATCTTCACGTTCATCAACGCGTGGAACGAGTTTGCCGTGGTCTATACCTTGATCCGCTCACCCGAGAACAAGACGCTGACCGTGCAGGTGACCGACATGGTCGCCGGGAAATACGTGGTCCAGTGGCATCTGGTGATGGCCGCTACGCTCTGCGCGACGTTGCCGGTTTCGATCGTGTTCGCGTGGTTGCAGAGGTATCTGGTGAAGGGACTGGCGTTGGGGGCGGTGAAGTAG
- a CDS encoding porin has protein sequence MKKSLLAAALFGAFTMSAHAQSSVTLYGLIDTGLVYTNNQFGHSNWQEVSSSTQNTVFGLKGSEDLGGGLHAVFKLEQGFLLNNGAQAFSGDGFGSQAWVGLQSDPYGTLTFGRQFDVMNDLVGPLTAEFNTWGGSMAAHPFENDNLAANSVVINNSVKYASPTYRGVTFETMYSFSNKAGDFGNNRSYGFGVSYAQGPVNLAAGYLQLNNAGNGSGAVTSSDASANFLAQRQRIWSLGGNYTFGPATVGLVWSHAQIDNASGVFSFGTGSYLGSGDTSAGSLGGSLRLDNYELNAKYALTQALSVSGEYTYTHGAYNGSSPGWNTAMLQTDYAISKRTDFYLEGVYQNVHGAPADSVLSHAMINTLSPSATNTQVAVTVGMRHAF, from the coding sequence ATGAAAAAGTCTTTACTCGCGGCCGCGCTCTTCGGCGCATTTACGATGTCGGCGCATGCGCAAAGTAGCGTGACGCTCTACGGCCTCATCGATACCGGATTGGTGTACACGAACAATCAGTTTGGGCACAGCAACTGGCAGGAAGTGAGCAGCTCGACCCAGAACACGGTCTTCGGTCTCAAGGGCTCTGAGGATCTGGGTGGCGGTTTGCACGCGGTCTTCAAACTCGAGCAAGGTTTCCTGCTGAACAACGGTGCCCAGGCATTCTCCGGCGATGGTTTCGGTTCTCAGGCGTGGGTCGGCCTGCAAAGCGATCCTTACGGCACCTTGACGTTCGGCCGCCAGTTCGACGTGATGAACGACCTCGTCGGACCGCTCACGGCGGAGTTCAACACGTGGGGCGGCAGCATGGCCGCGCATCCGTTCGAAAACGACAACCTTGCTGCGAATTCCGTCGTGATCAACAACTCGGTCAAGTACGCGAGCCCGACTTACCGCGGCGTTACGTTCGAAACGATGTATTCGTTCAGCAACAAGGCGGGCGACTTTGGGAATAACCGGTCGTACGGTTTCGGCGTTTCGTATGCGCAAGGTCCGGTGAATCTCGCCGCCGGCTATCTGCAACTGAACAACGCGGGCAATGGCAGCGGCGCGGTGACGTCGAGCGATGCAAGCGCGAACTTCCTCGCACAACGCCAGCGTATCTGGTCGCTGGGTGGTAACTACACGTTCGGGCCGGCCACCGTCGGGCTGGTCTGGAGCCACGCTCAGATCGACAACGCGTCGGGCGTGTTCTCGTTCGGCACGGGTAGCTACCTCGGTTCGGGCGATACGTCCGCGGGATCGCTGGGTGGTTCACTGCGTCTCGACAACTATGAGTTGAACGCGAAGTACGCGCTAACGCAGGCGTTGAGCGTATCCGGCGAATACACGTACACGCATGGCGCGTATAACGGTTCGTCGCCGGGATGGAACACGGCCATGCTGCAAACCGACTACGCGATCAGCAAGCGCACGGACTTCTATCTCGAAGGCGTTTATCAGAACGTGCATGGTGCGCCTGCGGACTCCGTACTCTCGCATGCCATGATCAACACGTTGTCGCCGTCGGCGACCAACACGCAAGTGGCGGTCACCGTGGGCATGCGTCACGCGTTCTAA
- a CDS encoding carbohydrate ABC transporter permease — MSRSASSRLQAPWLLIAPSLVLALFIISYPIFNIVWQSLHEVSRFGAIRDFTGLQNFYTIFSDPAFLAAARRTLVWTVCVVGGTVLISVPVALVLNQDFYGRGVARTIVMLPWSVSLTMTAVVWRWAFNDDYGMVNVTLQRLGLIGGPIHWLATPELAFPVEIAVGILVSVPFTVTILLGGLSSVPGDIYEAARMDGASAWQQFRKLTMPLLRPFINMTILLNVIYVFNSFPIIWVMTQGGPDNSTHILVTYLYELGFRLGRPGEAAAVSLIMLVMLFVFSIAYLRLQPAKEGDPS, encoded by the coding sequence ATGAGCCGCTCCGCTTCTTCGCGCCTGCAAGCGCCCTGGTTGCTGATTGCGCCGAGTCTGGTACTGGCGCTTTTCATCATCAGCTATCCGATATTCAACATCGTGTGGCAATCGCTGCACGAGGTCTCACGCTTCGGCGCGATTCGCGATTTCACCGGCCTGCAGAATTTCTACACGATCTTCAGCGATCCCGCGTTTCTTGCCGCCGCTAGGCGGACCCTTGTCTGGACCGTCTGCGTGGTGGGCGGCACGGTGCTGATCTCGGTGCCCGTTGCGCTAGTGCTGAATCAGGATTTCTACGGGCGCGGCGTAGCGCGCACGATCGTGATGCTGCCGTGGTCCGTCTCGCTGACCATGACCGCCGTGGTCTGGCGCTGGGCCTTCAACGACGACTACGGCATGGTCAACGTCACGTTGCAGAGGCTCGGCTTGATCGGCGGTCCGATTCATTGGCTGGCCACGCCGGAACTCGCGTTTCCGGTCGAAATCGCGGTCGGCATTCTGGTGTCGGTTCCATTTACGGTGACGATTCTGCTGGGCGGTTTGTCCTCGGTGCCCGGCGATATTTACGAAGCCGCGCGCATGGACGGCGCGAGCGCCTGGCAACAGTTTCGTAAACTCACCATGCCGCTGTTGCGTCCGTTCATCAACATGACGATTCTGTTGAACGTGATCTACGTGTTCAACTCATTTCCGATCATCTGGGTGATGACGCAAGGTGGTCCTGACAACAGCACGCACATTCTCGTCACGTATCTTTATGAACTCGGCTTCCGGCTCGGGCGTCCCGGCGAAGCCGCGGCGGTGTCGCTAATCATGCTCGTCATGCTGTTTGTTTTCTCGATCGCCTATCTGCGCCTGCAGCCCGCGAAAGAAGGAGATCCGTCATGA